The Neptunomonas concharum genomic interval GGAGGTTTGCTGGCGAATTTAGATACATCACCTGATCTGCTGGCAATGACCTTTTTAATGTGCTGGTCAGGCGGGGTGATTGGTTCTCCCTTATCGGGTATGCATTTGACGTTGGCGGGGCGTTTCAATGTCAGTAACTACACGTTATTTATGAGAAACCGCCTTTTTAGCATTAAGTTTCTGTTATTGCAGATTATTTTTCTGCATCTTTATGAACAGGCTAGCCTGTTTTAATACCCTTTACCGTGCACATGCGTTGGCCGGTAACCATAAAGCTGTTATTCCCGATATGAAATTTGTCTGTTTAGTCCCTCGCAACCCTGAGACTAATGGCTTACTGTAGAGTCTACTAATGTAAGCATGATGGTTTTTTGAGAGGTTAACAATATGAGCGACACCACGACTTACACACCACCCAAGGTTTGGACATGGGAAGCGCCTAGCGGTGGCCAGTTTGCGAATATCAACCGGCCAATCTCGGGAGCAACTCACGAAAAAGAACTCCCCGTTGGTGAACACCCGCTACAGCTCTACTCCATGGCAACCCCAAATGGGGTGAAAGCGACCATTATGCTCGAAGAGTTATTAGAACTCGGCCACGCTGGCGCGGAATATGATGCCTGGCTGATCCGTATTGGTGAGGGGGATCAATTCTCCAGCGGTTTTGTGGATATTAACCCAAACTCTAAAATCCCGGCGCTGGTGGATCACAGTGGCGATACGCCAATTCGCGTGTTTGAGTCGGGTTCTATTTTGCTCTACTTAGCCGAAAAATTTGGCGCGTTTTTGCCAACGGATACCGCTGCCAAAACCGAAGTGATGAACTGGTTATTCTGGCAAATGGGCTCTGCACCCTACCTTGGCGGCGGGTTTGGCCACTTTTATGTTTACGCGCCAGAAAAGTTTGAATACCCCATTAATCGTTTCACGATGGAAGTCAAACGCCAGCTACATGTGCTGGACACGGCACTAGCTGAACGACGCTATATCGCAGGAGATGAATA includes:
- the yghU gene encoding glutathione-dependent disulfide-bond oxidoreductase — translated: MSDTTTYTPPKVWTWEAPSGGQFANINRPISGATHEKELPVGEHPLQLYSMATPNGVKATIMLEELLELGHAGAEYDAWLIRIGEGDQFSSGFVDINPNSKIPALVDHSGDTPIRVFESGSILLYLAEKFGAFLPTDTAAKTEVMNWLFWQMGSAPYLGGGFGHFYVYAPEKFEYPINRFTMEVKRQLHVLDTALAERRYIAGDEYTIADIAIWPWYGALVQGTAYNAAEFLSAHEYTHLQRWAAEIGQRPAVIRGRKVNRTWGDESEQVPERHSASDLEK